The Candidatus Omnitrophota bacterium genome has a segment encoding these proteins:
- a CDS encoding HEAT repeat domain-containing protein, with protein MRLKFKKDKIGNVLIILICLATAYYGVFYVFHFVMAIGNSPQIQDKTKNDLTKLSSETLIAMLNIRYIDPFYDPYLILNILAERKEKKAVPAILKLLNSKKSFYRQEAMYALAKIKDDRAIEPLTKIVNRKQKDRDYLLALDTLSKMHYDGAYPLILEMKNNGMHYSYIIDMIKNYPDRPETLPTLIEISKSTRENYVRDKANEAIEYINKSIK; from the coding sequence ATGAGGTTAAAATTTAAAAAAGACAAGATTGGCAATGTTTTAATTATTCTAATCTGTTTGGCCACAGCGTATTATGGAGTTTTCTATGTATTTCATTTTGTAATGGCCATAGGCAATAGTCCTCAGATACAGGATAAGACGAAGAATGATTTGACAAAATTATCCTCTGAGACACTAATTGCAATGCTTAATATTCGTTATATTGACCCATTTTATGACCCATATCTTATTCTAAACATCCTTGCAGAAAGAAAAGAGAAAAAGGCTGTCCCTGCTATACTTAAATTACTAAATTCCAAAAAAAGTTTCTATAGACAAGAAGCTATGTATGCACTTGCGAAAATCAAAGACGACCGAGCAATAGAGCCTTTAACGAAAATTGTAAACAGAAAACAAAAAGATAGAGATTATTTATTGGCACTCGACACACTCTCGAAAATGCATTATGATGGAGCTTATCCATTAATACTTGAAATGAAAAATAATGGGATGCATTACTCTTATATTATCGATATGATTAAGAATTATCCAGATAGACCAGAAACATTGCCGACACTAATAGAAATTAGTAAATCTACACGTGAAAATTATGTTCGCGATAAAGCAAATGAAGCAATTGAGTATATCAACAAGAGCATAAAATGA